The Ziziphus jujuba cultivar Dongzao chromosome 5, ASM3175591v1 genome segment gaagatgaagaaaccATAATTAATTACTATTTCCTGGTAGTGTAACTAAAAACACAAAAGATTCTAGACATCCTTACTAAAGAGACCAGCGCACCATGTTTATTTAGCACAACAAATTAACACTCACTGGTCGTGAAGGAAGGGGACTGATAAGGTAGAGGCTAAAACAACTCACTTAAACAGGCAAGATGAAATTGATTTGTAAAATCCAATCAATTGGACAAATTCTGTCTACAATTTGTAATTAAGGAAACCAGcaatttgttttcctttttttttttcaagtaagTCGTctgatattaattaattaataaatggaACCCACTAAACCATTCTTCCTCCTATACACCGCAAATCCTATCAGAATTCCacagaaaattgaatttttctaggaaaaataaaaatatgagatagaaatctaaccaaacaaaaaagaaaaaaagagatgaTGCTTACCTTAGGGGTGATGAGGTGGCAGCCTCGGCTGAGGGGGGGCAGGGTAATAGTCTTCTGAGCCCACTTAGGGCCTGACGCTGCCATTGGCGAACGGTCTtcggaggtggtggtggtggtggcaggAGAGCTGAACAGTGATTTCGCCCGAACCGTAGGCAAAACAGGCTTTTTCCCAACAAATTTTGCTGCAGACCACACGGAGGCTGGGCTTTGGACTTGCATTTCTGTCGTTAGAACTTTGAAACAAGTTgttgtgttttttttccttttttctttttttctttttttaaagccTTGGTTGGGCCCAAATATAAAAATGCTATACTTTAATTTTCATCTCTTCCCGATTGTATTTGTGGTGCCATTGCTTTCTAATTTCCTCTGCGGCTacaattttaccatttttttttttttttgtttaaaggaaaaaaaaaataaggcttatttttcatatcTATATATTGAGACAATTCCACAAACTTTTCCCAATTGGAAGGTtttgcatatttattttattagttttattttttggcataaaCTTGAAAAAATAAGGCTTATTTTCATATCTATATATTGAGACAATTCCACAAACTTTTCCTAATTGGAAGGTtttgcatatttattttattagttttatttttttggcataaacttgttttataatttgaaaattttcatatatttactctttcattttctttccttcttaatttgatattatttaccaTTTCGTTTTTAATATAGAATACaagattatataaataaaaaatattaatataaaatacaagATTAGATTAAATTTGATGGATGGATGAGAAAATTGTTAAAGTAATAttacatattttcaaattaataaaaaataattacagccttaatatttatttttaagttgtaATAGTTattgtaaaatttaattattctaGTAAGTTTATCAGtcaattttattacttttgatttgatttgttattttttctatttaaaaagtTTGAACCAGTTTGACAATTGAATAGTGTCTCTGCTATCCGCATCCATGAATATGTTtattatataagtatatatatatatatatatatatattgaccaaTGTAGATACtggatatattttttatttttttttttttaaatttgtaaaatgaaaaatagttcTGCAAaactttgtaaaaaaaaaaaaaagggtaaaattatagcacatttattttatttggattgggtaattaaaatataattctaaTATTAATTCCAACGATTTTGGAGTTTTAGATTTTCCATTTTTcggattttgaattttgataatttcatAACACATGATGATattccaggaaaaaaaaatgaaaatcagcAATAACTATATATGTCAAAGTTGGTTCTTCCAATCCTGTTATAGGAAATGGAATCAATACGAGAGAGAACGATGGGAGGGAGGAGGAGGCGGCGGCGATGGTGGGTGATGCTCATCGTCACAGTCGCCGTAACCGTCAGCGTTaccggcataagctttgacagCCCACAAGAGAAAAACGATTCCGTTGTGGTTTCTCGGATTGCCTTTGGATCATGCGCTAACCAAAGCGCCCCTCAGGTTCATCTTGTTCTTCTATATTACTTTTAACTTTGGCTATCTCTTCCAAAACTATTTTAGATACGCCTTCCGCTTTTCGTTAACACATAACTGGGTATTATGGTGATGGCTTTTGTACTGATCATCATCTACAGTAGGATATATGTGtgagtatgtgtgtgtgtgtgtgtgatgggTTCTattagatagatatatatagctTGAATTTAAAGTTGGGGGTTGTTGGGAATATATTATGCAGCCCATCTGGAATGCTATAATCGACTTTGATCCCCATGTATTTATTTGGCTTGGTGATAACATTTACGGAGACATCAGGCGTCCTTTTAGAGTGTTTGGAAAGGAAAGGACGATTGGACCCTGGAAGAATGTTCCTAGATTCATTCCTTCCTCCGAACAAGAAATGGTCTCCAGATACCATAAAGCTAAGTCCAATCCCATGTATACTCATCTTCGAAACACTGCTAAGGTGTGCTTCTATATATGTTCCCACATGGCATACTCTTTCTttctaaaatctaaattgaaattATGACCTCACTCACCACTCTAATTTGAATTTAGCTCTTTTCTAGGTAATTGGAACATGGGATGATCATGATTACGGCCTCAATGATGCTGGAAAGGAATTTGATAGGAAATCCGCTAACCAGAGGCTTCTTCTTGATTTCTTAGATGAACCTCAACATAGTCCAAGgtacatacatatatgaccACTGGATGCTGGTTAACATAATATTGCAACAATTCCACTTTCAAtggctatttttatttatttatttatattttttcgatgattcattattgttatttaattactttacaTGGCTTCAAACATGTAGGCGCAAGCAAGAAGGAGTATATGCATCATACATGTTTGGCCCTATAGGTAGACAAGTGAAGGTATTATGAAAGTGGATGCTAGCTTGTAATAGGCCTTTTTCAAAAACCTACTAGAATTTGCAAATTACTTCCAAGGAAGCTGCATAACAATCACCAGTTCAGTACCAGCATGGCTGGTACTTTGTGCAACCAATAAACGAGCAACATACTGATACTAGTATATTCAGAAGACTTGTCATGCCATATAACTTGTACTAATTTTGGTTGTTTAACTTCATTAGGTTATCCTTTTAGATACTAGGTACCATCGAGACCCTCTACGTAGTGATGGAAGTATCTTGGGGAGTTTTCAGTGGACATGGTTAAAAAAGGAGTTGAATGGTCCACCATCGCCTATTACAATAATTGGGTCTTCGATCCAGGtatattatgaatttatgtAGCTATTTCACAaggaatttatatttttttaacacagTCATGTTTTAGTACAAGAACCCAAAGACAACTTAATCGTTTGATATGTGTATAGATTGAAGATGGTTACAATATGATAGCATAATTATGCTAGTATACTTGTGGTTTGATGCCTTTGATTTCATTGGTTTTCTTCTGGATTTTGACCATTCTTGATCTATTTTCTGATGAATTCTGTAAAGAGTTCATTTGTTTTATTCTATGATAACCATCCTCATGACTCCATTTTGGATGACTTGCATTGTGGCTGTAAGTTGATAGTCATGTGTGTATTGAAGCTGATTTTACAATGTTCTACTTAGGCATGCTACAGATAATTGCTTTCCTCATAATTCAGGTTATTTCAAATCTTTCAGCAACCACTGGCCCATTGTTTTATTTGGAGTCCTGGGGACGTTTTCCAAAGGAGAGAGATCGCCTTTTCAAACTGATAGCAAACAGTAAGGTAATATGAGCATGATGCAGTTTCCAATTGAAATGAAACTTTTTTCATTAATCAGTTGGACTTCTTGTTGCTTGAAACAAGCAACAGGTGCATAGAGCTGGACTGTCTTCCTCGTTGTTtttatactctctctctctctctctctctctctaaccctCTAATGAAGAGTTAATGATGCTTAGTTGTCTAGCAAGTTTTCACTTTCCTCTTATTGTGCAGAGGGATGGGGTCTTCTTCATAAGTGGAGATGTTCATTTTGGAGAAATTACACGATATGATTGTGCCACCAGATATCCTCTATATGACATAACTTCAAGTGGGCTTACCCAAGCAGTTGAGAAGGCAGTCCCATCACCATTACATTTCTTGGTGAGATTTGTGGCATGGTTGACTCCGGCTCCTCTTAGAGTTAAAAATCGAAACTGCAGATATAAATCATGTACTTATGGTATGCATGTCAACTTCAGTTTGATTTATCTACTATCTGAGCAAGAATGTGTTATTCGGTGgtcaaatttttgaatttaaagttTGTTTTGCCTTCAGGCCAACCAAATTTTGGAGCAATTGAGATTCGCTGGGATGCAACTCCTGTTATGTTGAGAATTGAAGTCAGAGATATGAATGGCTTCTCTGTGACAGGTGTAACTATACCATTGTCGGAACTACGAGCACAGAATGTCAAATCCTCTGCCACCAGTAAATCAGAAGAATATGGGAGGAACTGCTCTCTTGAAGTTACTCTACCATGGATTGTCCGATATCGCCTTGCTGTATTGTTTTATTCTACTGTTGCTGGTATGCTATCTCTCATTCAATGATTTGTACAAAAGTGTTGTATCGCACACGAAATGTAGAGAAGATAACAAATGATTGCAACTGTCTTTAATgatgtgctttttctttttggtgttgCAGTGTTGGTTCTTGCTTTGGTAGGAGTCGGTTATGTAGCTCTGTTAGCGTTTAGGAAATGCTTCCAAAAATGCAAGCGTGATTGACCATGCAAGCGATGATAGATACTCAGGTTGCAGCACAGATTTTAATGACCAAGCCTTTAGGAAATGCTTCCAAAAATGCAAGCGTGATTGACCATGCAAGCGATGATAGATACTCAAGTTGCAGCACAGATTTTAATCACCAAGGGACAAGTATTGACCATGCAAGCGATATAGAtgccattttcctttttcattttgttaaaaaaataatgagaaaataGTAGTTACATACCATTTATATTtcaacgaaaagaaaaaaaatcatggcagtttttaattgtaatagGTGTTGCTATTTGCTTGAAGCTTGCTTTCTTGGTGGTTTGTATAATCCAGGAAGATAGGTGCTAGTCTAAGAGCGCTGATTACAGGTATTTCTGCATATCATAACGAGATAAAAGTAACAAGCATGCTAATCTGGGATCAATTCCTTAAAACAGCTAAGAATGCTCTGATCGACTACCTCCTCATGATAAAAGCAATGGAAAATTGCTCTAATGGGGACAAACACCAAGGAGACCTCTGTTGTAGGTTAGGGCAGCAGCAACCCTTCCCAAGATtaggaataatatatatttatatacatttgcCAAAGAAGTAAAATGAGCCTTTTAACAGTTGACACAAGCCGTGTGGCGTGGGGAATCAGACGCGCGTAGGATGAAatggtaattttcttttttctctttttttggttaaagaTTATAATATTACGAAGTGATGTAACACTGGAAAACATAAATGAATTACGCGCTTATTAATACTTATAGAATTATctttactaaaaaataaaagaaaattttgaataaataggTAGGGCAAGATATTGATTAGTCTTGTCAAGAATAGTTTTGAGTGGTAATATTGTATTAAACCTAAAATTAGaagatattattaattaagggggtcttttttctttttttttttaa includes the following:
- the LOC107416061 gene encoding uncharacterized protein LOC107416061, producing the protein MESIRERTMGGRRRRRRWWVMLIVTVAVTVSVTGISFDSPQEKNDSVVVSRIAFGSCANQSAPQPIWNAIIDFDPHVFIWLGDNIYGDIRRPFRVFGKERTIGPWKNVPRFIPSSEQEMVSRYHKAKSNPMYTHLRNTAKVIGTWDDHDYGLNDAGKEFDRKSANQRLLLDFLDEPQHSPRRKQEGVYASYMFGPIGRQVKVILLDTRYHRDPLRSDGSILGSFQWTWLKKELNGPPSPITIIGSSIQVISNLSATTGPLFYLESWGRFPKERDRLFKLIANSKRDGVFFISGDVHFGEITRYDCATRYPLYDITSSGLTQAVEKAVPSPLHFLVRFVAWLTPAPLRVKNRNCRYKSCTYGQPNFGAIEIRWDATPVMLRIEVRDMNGFSVTGVTIPLSELRAQNVKSSATSKSEEYGRNCSLEVTLPWIVRYRLAVLFYSTVAVLVLALVGVGYVALLAFRKCFQKCKRD